The genomic region TGGGCGCAACCATCATTCCTCTCGAAAATAATCGCGTCAAAGTCGTGTTTGACGAGCCGCAATTTAGCGTCACTCCCGGTCAGGCTGCCGTCTGGTATGACGGAGAGGTGTTGCTAGGTGGCGGCATCATTGAGAATTTGTGAGTAGGGGCGATCGGTAACAGTCAATTTGGTCAATGGTTGATGTCAATCGTCAATCGTTGATAGTCAATCGTCAATGGTTAATGGTTGATAGTCAATTGTCCATCAACGAGCAATTAACAGTGGCTACATCAACAACGACAGCCATCAACAACGACAGTCATCAACCTCGAATCACCAGCTTTTGACGATTAACGATTGACCTGACCCCTGACCCCTGATCATTGACCCCTGACCCCTGACCCCTGACCATTGACCATTGACCATTGACCATTGACCATTGACGATTAACAGTTGACCCCTGACCCCTGACCATTGACGATTGACCATTGACGATTAACCATTGACCATTGACGATTAACAGTTGACCCCTGACCCCTGACCCCTGACCCCTGACCCCTGACCATGCAAGTAACATTTCCGATAATCAGGGAATACTCAGTGAATCATTAGATAGGTGTTATTCACAGGAGACTCCCTTGAAAGCCAACCGGATCCATCAATGGATCGCCATTGGTTTTGCCGAAGTGGTGTTGTCATTATGTCTGATCGCTTTTGCGCCCCGGTTTCTCAATTCAAACCGACCAGCGATCGGCTTTTTGATGTGGTTAGCAGTACCAGTGATGCTAGGCAGTTCAGGGCTGTATGTGGGCGTTAAATGGGTTAACGCACAACAAGCCCGTCATCGCTTTGTCACTCGATTTCCGCAACATTCTTCTCTTGCCGTCACTGATTTTCTAGATTTTTCTGTTGCTCAAGTGGTTGAAACTATTGAGCAATTTGAGGTTGTCCAGAATGATCCAGAATTTCAACGGCTTGGTATTTCCCCTCTCGATTTATTACGTGGAGCAAATTCAAAATGAAAGCTAAATCAGCCATTCCTTATCTCATCGCTACAGTAATGGGGTTGGGTCTAAGTTCCTGCGGTGTCATTCCCGGAACCAGTGCTGTGACGGTTGAACCTGGTTACACAGGACTCAAGATTCAACTGTATGGAGGCAACAAAGGCATCGAAAATGCTGAAGTTGTAACGGGACGAGTCTGGTACAACGGCTACACCGAACAGGTCGTCATCTTTCCTACATTCATCAATACCTATCCTTTTACTCAAACCAGCACAGAGGGTTCACCTGTGGATGAGTCTGTTGTGTTTTCGGTTGGAGGCAGCCCAGTTTCCGCAGATGTTGGGGTTTCTTTTGGGTTCACCACGGAGGCATTACCCAACAGTAATACGACGAAGTTGCATGAGTTTTATCGCGTCTATCGCAAAAGTCCTGATCAGTTTCGGGCAAACGAACTCCGTAATGGACTGCGAAATTGTTTTGGGGAAGCTGCCGAAGATCTGGAGCTAACCCCCTCTATGTTGCCGACCAATCAACAACGACTTGTCGCTGAAGTGACCGAATGTGTTCAGGGTAAATTTCCTACCATTGTGGTTCAGGATGTCTCGCTGTTGAGTCCGTTGCGTTTGCCACCGGAGATTCAAGCCAGCATTGATGAACAGTTTGCAGCCCAACAAGCCGCTCAAACGGCTGAAGCAAATCGTCGCAAGGTTGAAGCTGAAGCCGCTGCCAACGTCGCACGGGCAAGGGGTGAAGCGCAGGTGACGATCGAACAGGCACGGGCTGAAGCAGAGGCAAACCGCTTGCGGGCAGTCTCTATCACACCACAACTGATTGAACTGGAGCGACTGCGGGTTGAGCGTGCTCGGATTGAAAGATGGGATGGGCAGCAAGCACCAACCATTCAAACCCCGAACGTGCAATTAGGAGGGAGTGTTAATCAGACTCCAGCACCCGCTCAATAAGGGATAGGGACTCGTGAGGCGATCGCCTAACTTGCTGCGATCGCCCAATTTCCAAGTTACACAGCAGAGGGATCAATCCCCAGTTCTCTCAACTTTTCAGCCAAGCGATCGGCACGTTGTTTTTCCTGCTCAGCACGTTGTTTTTCCTGCTCAGCTTGTTGCTGTGCCGCTTCCTCAGGCAACAAAACTAAATCCCCTTCAGGGGTGTAGAACCTGAGCCATGAGCAGCTTCCCGTCATCGGTTCACGATCGATCACCCCTTCCCAGGTGCCTAACCAAAGCCCTAAGGTTTCGCACCAGAGCCACCCCTGTTCGTTTGGAGTCAGCGGTTGATAGCCGTGAGTCAAATCAAGTCGCCAACCTGCAAAGGAGTCAGGCTCAAACGGATCGAAAACAAAATAATCGGGTGTCCGAAATGTTTGCTCATAGAGGTTTTTCTTCGCTCCGCGATCGACCGCGGCAGTGCTAGGAGAAAGCAGTTCAATAATCACATCAGGGTAGCGACCCGATTCCTCCCAAACCACCCATCCCTGCCGTTCCCGATCGGGTTCAACCCCCAATACGGCAAAAAAATCAGGACCTCTAAAGTCACGGTTCATGGCTTGCTGGCGACTGTAATAGACAAACATATTGCCGCCCACAAAGCTATCTGGTCGAGGCACTAGCGTTTGTTGTGCTGACCGAATCAGTACATTCATGGCAATGCGATGACGATTACTTTCCAAGGGTTCTCCATCGTCAAAGATTAAGTCACTCGGAGGGATTGGATTTTCCCAATTCGGTTGAGTGTCTGGTTGTAGAT from Oscillatoria sp. FACHB-1407 harbors:
- a CDS encoding SPFH domain-containing protein, which encodes MKAKSAIPYLIATVMGLGLSSCGVIPGTSAVTVEPGYTGLKIQLYGGNKGIENAEVVTGRVWYNGYTEQVVIFPTFINTYPFTQTSTEGSPVDESVVFSVGGSPVSADVGVSFGFTTEALPNSNTTKLHEFYRVYRKSPDQFRANELRNGLRNCFGEAAEDLELTPSMLPTNQQRLVAEVTECVQGKFPTIVVQDVSLLSPLRLPPEIQASIDEQFAAQQAAQTAEANRRKVEAEAAANVARARGEAQVTIEQARAEAEANRLRAVSITPQLIELERLRVERARIERWDGQQAPTIQTPNVQLGGSVNQTPAPAQ
- a CDS encoding Uma2 family endonuclease; this translates as MVSETALNLQPDTQPNWENPIPPSDLIFDDGEPLESNRHRIAMNVLIRSAQQTLVPRPDSFVGGNMFVYYSRQQAMNRDFRGPDFFAVLGVEPDRERQGWVVWEESGRYPDVIIELLSPSTAAVDRGAKKNLYEQTFRTPDYFVFDPFEPDSFAGWRLDLTHGYQPLTPNEQGWLWCETLGLWLGTWEGVIDREPMTGSCSWLRFYTPEGDLVLLPEEAAQQQAEQEKQRAEQEKQRADRLAEKLRELGIDPSAV